In one Elephas maximus indicus isolate mEleMax1 chromosome 9, mEleMax1 primary haplotype, whole genome shotgun sequence genomic region, the following are encoded:
- the IL33 gene encoding interleukin-33, translated as MKYSTTKMPPAKMNSSADKTPAKLSKLRKSQRKAEGVCQVSFMKLRSGLIIEKACYFREKNTKRMSPKTGDKRKKLPLLFSAYQQLPMKQNQILQRSDVVTRHALDFITKGQEISSTQETSPVSGDYALSTFNDRFITFAFEDGTYTIYVEHLGKDEEKDKVLLCYYVSKSPAGEPGDEVDGKKLMVKLSLTKDKNFCLQANNQNLSLEIREWPEDKKPLPDQAFFLLHQPSADCVSFECKSNPGTFIGVCDNHLKLIPQGQLNEKYSKKIMFKLCKI; from the exons ATGAAATATTCAACCACCAAGATGCCCCCAGCAAAGATGAACAGCTCAGCAGACAAAACCCCAGCAAAACTTTCCAAGCTGAGAA AATCCCAACGCAAGGCGGAAGGAGTGTGCCAGGTGTCCTTCATGAAGCTCCGCTCCGGTCTTATCATAGAAAAAGCCTGTTACTTTAGGGAAAAAAACACCAAAAGGATGTCACCAAAAACAG GTGACAAGCGCAAAAAACTACCTCTGCTATTCTCTGCCTATCAACAACTGCCTATGAAGCAAAATCAAATCCTTCAAAGGTCTGATGTGGTGACCAGACACGCCTTGGATTTTATAACCAAGGGGCAGGAAATTTCAAGTACCCAAG AAACTTCACCTGTGTCAGGAGATTACGCTTTGAGCACATTCAATGATCGGTTCATCACTTTTGCTTTTGAGGACGGGACTTATACCATCTACGTTGAACACCTGGGAAAAGACGAAGAGAAag ACAAGGTGTTACTCTGTTACTATGTTTCAAAATCCCCTGCAGGTGAACCAG gtGATGAGGTCGATGGTAAAAAGCTTATGGTAAAGCTGAGTcttacaaaagacaaaaacttcTGCCTGCAAGCCAACAACCAGAACCTCTCTCTGGAGATACGAGAG TGGCCAGAAGACAAAAAGCCATTGCCggaccaggccttctttctcctTCATCAGCCATCCGCTGATTGTGTTTCATTTGAATGCAAGAGCAATCCTGGAACGTTCATCGGAGTCTGCGATAATCACCTTAAGCTAATTCCACAGGGCCAGCTTAACGAAAAATACTCAAAAAAGATCATGTTTAAGCTCTGTAAAATTTAA